A portion of the Rhodopseudomonas sp. BAL398 genome contains these proteins:
- a CDS encoding APC family permease — protein sequence MTIVSTSSEPAPKQGARGVRFSIWAVALMTAAAVISLRGLPMMAKEGLTMWFYIGFATLFFLIPGAFVSAELGGMFNTDKGGIYTWVKAAFGSSWGLAAVWLQWIQNVVWYPVVLGFTAAALAYLIGDPNLANNHFFNFAVVLVVYWLATFIALFGEKSYGSWSQYLFVIGTVIPGVFLMVLALVWIALGNPIELIQPASTVAAAASASGHQVHPWLPDISGLGDIAFLAGTVLLFAGVEVQGVRANLMNKPNRDFPEAMILAAMIVFLLFTFGSLAVATIIPIHELSLTAGIMQAYKAALDLFHIGWLVPVAAALLAVGALGQIVTWIGGPSRALLQTAENGEIPPMFSATNSKGAPKHILVLQAVIVSVLGCFYLIFPDPSVAFYLLSAMTVALYLVMYLLMYAAAIKLHHSQADRERHFRIPGGMVGMWAVAGTGFVAVLFALIVSFFPPTQIPVGSSTLYTTMVVLGLVVFGGAPFVIHAFKKPSWVHLTAGQANEAAE from the coding sequence ATGACAATAGTTTCCACTTCATCCGAGCCCGCGCCGAAGCAGGGCGCGCGTGGCGTCCGCTTTTCGATCTGGGCCGTCGCCTTGATGACGGCCGCCGCCGTCATCAGCCTTCGCGGTCTGCCCATGATGGCCAAGGAGGGGCTGACCATGTGGTTCTACATCGGCTTCGCCACCCTCTTCTTCCTCATTCCCGGCGCGTTCGTGTCCGCCGAGCTTGGCGGCATGTTCAATACCGACAAGGGCGGTATCTACACCTGGGTGAAGGCCGCTTTCGGAAGCTCTTGGGGACTGGCGGCCGTTTGGCTGCAATGGATACAGAACGTCGTGTGGTATCCCGTCGTGCTGGGCTTTACGGCTGCCGCGCTGGCTTATCTGATCGGTGATCCCAACCTTGCGAATAACCACTTCTTCAATTTCGCCGTGGTGCTGGTTGTCTATTGGCTGGCAACGTTCATCGCGCTGTTCGGCGAAAAGTCTTATGGAAGCTGGTCGCAATATCTGTTCGTCATTGGCACCGTGATCCCAGGTGTGTTCCTGATGGTCCTGGCACTCGTCTGGATCGCCCTCGGGAACCCGATCGAACTGATCCAGCCGGCGAGCACTGTGGCCGCCGCCGCGTCCGCTTCCGGCCATCAGGTTCATCCCTGGTTGCCCGACATTTCGGGGCTGGGAGACATAGCCTTCCTGGCCGGGACGGTGTTGCTGTTCGCCGGCGTCGAGGTGCAGGGCGTGCGCGCTAACCTGATGAACAAGCCAAATCGCGATTTTCCCGAGGCGATGATCCTGGCCGCCATGATCGTCTTCCTGCTGTTCACCTTCGGCTCCCTCGCGGTCGCCACGATTATCCCCATCCATGAGCTCAGCCTCACTGCCGGAATCATGCAGGCATACAAGGCGGCGCTCGACCTCTTTCACATCGGATGGCTCGTTCCCGTCGCTGCGGCACTCCTTGCGGTGGGGGCGCTGGGACAGATCGTCACCTGGATCGGCGGGCCGAGCCGGGCACTCCTCCAGACGGCGGAAAACGGAGAAATTCCGCCGATGTTCTCGGCGACGAATTCCAAAGGCGCGCCCAAGCATATCCTAGTGTTGCAGGCGGTCATCGTCTCTGTTCTTGGCTGCTTCTACCTGATTTTCCCCGATCCCAGTGTCGCCTTCTACCTGCTGAGTGCGATGACTGTCGCCCTTTACCTCGTCATGTATCTCCTGATGTACGCCGCGGCGATCAAGCTGCACCATAGTCAGGCGGACAGAGAGAGACATTTCCGCATCCCCGGCGGAATGGTCGGAATGTGGGCTGTCGCGGGAACGGGATTTGTAGCGGTCCTGTTCGCCCTGATCGTCTCCTTCTTTCCACCCACGCAAATTCCTGTAGGGTCATCGACGCTCTACACGACCATGGTGGTCCTGGGACTGGTGGTGTTCGGTGGCGCTCCCTTCGTCATCCACGCCTTCAAGAAGCCGAGCTGGGTTCACCTCACGGCAGGGCAGGCGAACGAGGCGGCTGAATGA